In the Alkaliphilus oremlandii OhILAs genome, one interval contains:
- a CDS encoding DUF1294 domain-containing protein yields the protein MVSKIFFSYSRGEQLFFTYLVLINLIGFILMGLDKYKAKKEQWRIQELTLMTISLLGGSSGVMMGMIIFKHKINKKKFFIGVPLLHLFNAIVNRVVIYYL from the coding sequence ATGGTCAGTAAAATCTTTTTTTCATATTCTAGAGGAGAGCAATTATTTTTTACATACTTAGTTTTAATCAATTTAATTGGATTCATACTGATGGGATTGGATAAATATAAAGCCAAAAAAGAACAGTGGAGAATTCAAGAATTAACATTGATGACAATTTCACTATTAGGCGGTTCATCTGGCGTAATGATGGGTATGATTATATTCAAACACAAAATTAATAAAAAGAAGTTTTTCATTGGTGTACCCCTGCTCCATCTATTCAATGCGATTGTAAACAGAGTGGTAATATATTATTTATAA
- the rnr gene encoding ribonuclease R has translation MSVKEKLLEFMYETAYNPMLEEELMDVFDIERKQREDFSKLLEDMVKEGLIIKTRKKRFGTPERMGLILGKLQGHHRGYGFVISDRPEVPDVFIPANFMNGAMNNDRVIARINTVNSETRKSEGEVIRILSRANTEVVGVYEDSRNFGFVVPDDPRINADIFISKNETNGAKEGDKVVCEITKWPEARRNPEGRITEIIGHKNDVGTDILSVMKKYKLNPDFPEEVDMQVGNIADEVLEEEKKHRVDLRSIQMVTIDGADAKDLDDAVSIEQLSNGNYKLGVHIADVTHYVREGTPLDKEALERGTSVYLVDRVIPMLPRKLSNGICSLNPKVDRLTLSVFMEIDHRGRVVNHEIVEGLININERMVYEDVSDILEKDDEKLKEKYADFLEMFKNMEKLSLILRKHRENRGAIDFDFPEAKVILDDKGKPIDVKKYERRIANRIIEEFMLVCNETVAEYFYWQNVPFVYRVHEDPSLEKLEEFNKFIHNFGYHLKGLNTEIHPKSLQELLKKLEGTKEERLINTLMLRSLKKARYAGHNLGHFGLAAQYYCHFTSPIRRYPDLEIHRIIKESLHGKLVGKRLEELNAKVPIIADQSSTRERVADEAERETVDLKKAEYMADKIGEEYEGIISGVTSFGMFVELDNTIEGLIRLSSLVDDYYIYDSEHHLLLGERKKKIYRMGDTIKIKVSRVDIAQKEIDFVLAE, from the coding sequence TTGTCAGTAAAAGAAAAATTGTTAGAATTTATGTATGAAACAGCTTATAATCCAATGCTAGAAGAAGAATTGATGGATGTTTTCGACATAGAAAGAAAGCAAAGAGAGGATTTCTCTAAATTATTGGAGGATATGGTTAAGGAAGGTCTAATTATTAAAACTCGAAAAAAACGCTTTGGAACACCGGAGCGAATGGGATTAATTTTAGGGAAGCTGCAAGGACATCATAGAGGATATGGTTTCGTAATTTCCGATCGACCAGAGGTTCCAGATGTTTTTATACCTGCCAACTTTATGAATGGCGCAATGAATAACGATCGAGTCATTGCTAGAATCAACACAGTAAATAGCGAAACTCGCAAATCTGAAGGAGAGGTCATCCGAATACTTTCTAGGGCCAATACGGAGGTAGTCGGTGTGTATGAAGACAGCAGAAACTTTGGATTCGTTGTTCCTGATGATCCTAGAATCAACGCAGATATTTTTATTTCTAAGAATGAGACCAATGGAGCAAAGGAAGGCGATAAGGTTGTTTGCGAAATTACCAAGTGGCCTGAAGCTAGAAGAAATCCAGAGGGAAGAATTACGGAGATCATTGGACATAAAAACGACGTTGGTACGGACATCTTATCTGTCATGAAAAAATATAAGCTGAACCCAGATTTTCCAGAAGAAGTCGATATGCAGGTTGGTAACATCGCCGACGAAGTTTTAGAAGAGGAAAAGAAACATAGAGTGGATTTGCGTTCCATCCAAATGGTCACTATAGATGGTGCCGATGCAAAAGACTTGGACGATGCTGTATCCATAGAGCAGCTATCCAACGGAAATTATAAGTTGGGTGTGCATATTGCAGACGTCACCCATTATGTACGAGAAGGAACGCCTTTGGATAAAGAAGCTTTAGAGCGAGGCACCAGTGTGTACTTAGTAGACCGGGTAATTCCTATGCTGCCTCGTAAGCTATCCAATGGGATCTGTAGTTTGAATCCAAAGGTAGATCGGTTGACATTGTCTGTATTTATGGAAATTGATCATAGAGGTAGAGTTGTGAATCATGAGATTGTAGAAGGCTTGATCAACATCAATGAAAGAATGGTCTATGAAGATGTTTCTGATATATTGGAAAAAGACGATGAAAAGCTAAAAGAAAAGTATGCAGATTTCCTAGAGATGTTCAAAAATATGGAAAAACTATCTTTAATATTAAGAAAACATCGAGAAAATAGGGGGGCAATCGACTTTGACTTCCCAGAGGCGAAAGTAATCCTAGATGACAAAGGAAAGCCAATCGATGTTAAGAAATATGAAAGACGCATCGCCAATCGAATTATAGAAGAATTTATGTTGGTTTGTAATGAAACGGTGGCAGAGTATTTCTATTGGCAGAATGTACCTTTCGTTTACCGTGTTCATGAAGACCCTAGTTTAGAAAAGCTGGAGGAGTTTAATAAGTTTATCCATAACTTTGGCTATCATTTAAAGGGATTAAACACAGAGATTCATCCGAAGAGTCTTCAAGAACTATTAAAGAAATTGGAAGGGACTAAAGAAGAAAGACTGATCAATACATTGATGCTGCGATCCCTTAAAAAAGCTAGATATGCGGGTCATAACTTAGGTCACTTTGGTTTAGCAGCTCAGTACTATTGCCATTTCACATCGCCAATCAGAAGATATCCAGACTTAGAGATCCATCGTATCATCAAAGAATCTCTTCATGGAAAGCTCGTTGGCAAGAGATTAGAGGAACTCAACGCTAAGGTTCCAATCATAGCAGATCAGTCCTCTACAAGAGAGAGAGTTGCAGACGAGGCGGAAAGAGAAACTGTTGATCTGAAAAAAGCAGAATATATGGCAGATAAAATTGGAGAAGAGTACGAGGGTATTATTTCAGGCGTTACTTCCTTCGGTATGTTCGTAGAACTGGATAATACAATTGAAGGATTAATAAGGTTAAGCTCCTTGGTAGATGATTATTATATCTATGATAGTGAGCATCACCTACTGCTAGGAGAAAGAAAGAAAAAGATTTATCGAATGGGAGATACCATTAAAATAAAGGTGAGTAGAGTAGATATCGCACAAAAAGAAATTGATTTTGTATTGGCAGAGTAA
- the smpB gene encoding SsrA-binding protein SmpB, with protein MASKGTKLIATNKKARHDYFIEETFETGIVLVGTEVKSIRQGKLNIKDGYARVENSEVFLYNVHISPYEQGNIFNKDPLRVRKLLLHKSEIRKLIGYVQQKGYTLIPLSFYLKDGLIKVELGIGVGKKIYDKRQDIAKKDAARRIDKELRQREKQ; from the coding sequence ATGGCCAGTAAAGGAACAAAGCTAATAGCAACCAATAAAAAAGCACGACATGATTACTTTATTGAAGAAACCTTTGAAACAGGAATTGTTTTAGTAGGAACGGAAGTAAAGTCTATTAGACAAGGAAAATTAAATATTAAAGATGGCTATGCACGGGTTGAAAACAGTGAGGTTTTCCTTTACAATGTTCATATTAGCCCTTATGAACAGGGAAATATTTTCAACAAAGATCCTTTAAGAGTAAGAAAACTTTTGCTTCATAAGAGTGAAATAAGAAAGCTGATTGGATATGTTCAGCAAAAAGGATATACCCTCATCCCCTTAAGTTTTTATTTAAAGGATGGATTGATTAAGGTTGAGCTAGGGATCGGTGTTGGTAAAAAGATTTATGACAAACGCCAGGACATAGCGAAGAAAGATGCTGCACGTCGAATAGACAAAGAGCTGCGCCAAAGAGAGAAACAATAG
- the recQ gene encoding DNA helicase RecQ, translated as MNKAIEVLKKYYGYDNFRDGQDEIIDHILSGRDVLTIMPTGGGKSLCYQIPAMIMDGTAIVVSPLISLMKDQVDTLQQMGIPAAFINSSLAFSESQRIFEEAKRGEYKLLYVAPERLESEGFTELIRSIKISMVAVDEAHCVSRWGHDFRPSYLRIKNLRSLSEDHPVLAAFTATATSEVKEDIIDLIGLEGPYEITTGFDRENLKFEVVRVKEKLSYILKYVSEHKGKAGIIYCLTRKLTEQVCSELVRAGFNAIQYHAGLGDVQRSKNQDDFLFDNAEIMVATNAFGMGIDKLDIRYVIHYNMPQNIEAYYQEAGRAGRDGEPSECILLFSPQDIVMNNFLIDNGTTDGIGRTKEYDKLQDMISYCNTDKCLRKYLINYFDSDYDREECNNCGNCLNEIESRDITIEAQKILSCIYRMGGKFGSNLVIDVLRGSNGQRIRSLNFHKLSTYGIMKDCSKDFLREIISYMIAEGYIHVSRDQYPVLSISPDGAMVLKGKQQVTIRKVLSEKRKFAETTNTHTEYNRNLFEELRALRKGIADQLRLPPFVVFSDATLKEMCVQFPQTKVEFLQIKGVGEVKAEKYSAPFAEAIQNYVEKNNLNLQELKSEKTDQDTEIDRSDKENVEKQPKEPTREISYRMYREGKSIPEIAKARELKETTVESHIENCARLGYEINYRDFISEEIEALIIHTYRKKRGAKLKEMKDSLPDEITYTEIRFALCKFQLEESESPKAQYEGDKTLHQL; from the coding sequence TTGAATAAAGCCATTGAAGTTTTAAAAAAATATTATGGGTATGATAATTTTAGAGACGGGCAGGATGAAATTATAGATCATATTTTATCTGGAAGAGATGTTCTAACAATAATGCCTACAGGTGGCGGTAAGTCCCTGTGCTATCAAATACCTGCTATGATCATGGATGGTACGGCAATCGTTGTTTCACCTCTTATTTCTCTGATGAAGGATCAAGTAGATACATTACAGCAAATGGGCATACCAGCAGCTTTTATTAATAGTTCACTTGCTTTTTCAGAGAGTCAGAGAATATTCGAAGAAGCCAAAAGAGGGGAATATAAGCTTCTCTATGTGGCGCCTGAAAGATTGGAATCGGAAGGCTTCACGGAGCTCATAAGAAGTATTAAAATTTCTATGGTTGCTGTAGATGAAGCCCATTGCGTATCACGGTGGGGACACGATTTTAGACCGAGCTATCTTCGCATTAAAAATCTAAGAAGTTTATCGGAAGATCATCCTGTACTTGCGGCATTCACTGCCACAGCAACATCGGAAGTTAAAGAAGATATCATCGATTTAATCGGTCTTGAAGGTCCGTATGAAATCACCACTGGATTCGACCGGGAAAATCTAAAATTTGAAGTTGTAAGGGTAAAAGAGAAGCTCTCATATATTTTGAAATATGTAAGTGAGCATAAGGGGAAAGCTGGCATTATCTATTGCTTGACAAGAAAGCTAACAGAGCAGGTATGCTCCGAGCTTGTTCGTGCTGGCTTCAATGCCATTCAGTACCATGCTGGATTAGGAGATGTACAAAGAAGCAAAAACCAAGATGATTTTCTTTTTGATAATGCTGAAATTATGGTAGCGACCAATGCCTTTGGCATGGGCATCGACAAACTAGATATTAGATATGTAATTCACTACAATATGCCACAAAATATAGAAGCCTACTATCAAGAGGCTGGAAGAGCTGGGCGTGACGGCGAGCCTTCGGAGTGTATTTTGCTGTTCAGTCCTCAAGATATTGTAATGAATAATTTTTTAATCGACAACGGTACTACAGATGGTATAGGAAGGACCAAGGAATACGACAAGCTGCAGGATATGATCAGCTATTGCAACACAGATAAATGTTTGAGAAAATATCTGATCAATTACTTTGATTCTGATTACGACAGGGAAGAATGTAATAACTGTGGCAATTGTCTCAATGAAATAGAAAGTAGAGATATCACCATAGAGGCACAGAAAATATTATCCTGCATCTATCGAATGGGTGGAAAATTTGGCAGTAATCTTGTAATCGATGTGCTAAGGGGCAGCAATGGTCAGAGAATAAGATCTTTAAATTTTCACAAGCTAAGTACATATGGCATTATGAAGGATTGCAGTAAAGATTTTTTACGAGAGATTATTTCCTATATGATAGCAGAGGGCTATATTCATGTAAGCAGAGATCAATACCCTGTTCTTAGTATATCTCCTGATGGTGCCATGGTTTTAAAGGGGAAACAGCAGGTTACAATAAGAAAGGTATTGTCTGAAAAACGAAAATTTGCAGAAACAACGAATACCCATACTGAATACAATAGAAATCTCTTTGAGGAGCTCAGGGCTTTAAGAAAAGGAATTGCAGATCAGTTGAGATTACCACCTTTCGTCGTATTTTCCGATGCAACCTTAAAGGAAATGTGCGTTCAATTTCCACAGACAAAAGTGGAATTTCTCCAAATAAAGGGTGTAGGAGAGGTAAAGGCAGAAAAATACAGTGCGCCTTTTGCAGAAGCCATCCAAAATTATGTGGAGAAAAACAATCTAAACCTTCAAGAGCTAAAGTCAGAAAAGACAGATCAAGATACTGAAATTGATCGTTCTGATAAGGAAAATGTAGAGAAACAGCCCAAGGAGCCTACGCGAGAGATCAGCTATCGAATGTATCGGGAAGGAAAAAGCATTCCGGAGATTGCAAAAGCTAGAGAATTGAAGGAAACTACTGTAGAATCCCACATTGAAAATTGTGCAAGGCTGGGCTATGAAATTAACTATAGAGATTTTATATCGGAAGAAATAGAAGCCCTCATCATCCATACCTATAGGAAAAAAAGAGGAGCAAAGCTGAAAGAGATGAAGGACAGTCTACCAGATGAAATAACTTATACAGAGATACGATTTGCACTGTGTAAATTCCAGTTGGAAGAAAGCGAAAGCCCTAAGGCGCAATATGAAGGAGATAAAACCTTACACCAACTGTAA
- a CDS encoding ABC transporter ATP-binding protein, with product MNILDKLLQVQKVYKTYGKGQSETQALKGITFDVLPGEFLGIMGSSGSGKTTLLNCIATMIKPTSGQILLKGNNILSFKGDELAQHRGQNIGYLFQEFQLLDNLTGRENILLPLSILGKDLRKEEAKFKKLAKDFDIENILDKFPSQMSGGQKQRVVGARALISSPSIVLADEPTGSLDSKNAKSLMDKLSYANLVDEATILMVTHDANAASYCSRILFIQDGVIFHELRRRVPVETKTSFYERILTVMAQLGGGSANVL from the coding sequence ATGAATATTTTAGACAAATTGCTTCAGGTACAGAAGGTATATAAAACCTATGGAAAAGGGCAGAGCGAAACACAGGCTTTAAAGGGGATTACCTTCGATGTTCTGCCGGGGGAATTTTTAGGAATCATGGGGTCCAGTGGCTCCGGAAAAACTACGCTTTTAAACTGTATCGCCACAATGATTAAACCAACCTCAGGACAAATATTACTGAAAGGGAATAATATTTTATCCTTCAAAGGAGACGAACTGGCTCAGCATAGAGGGCAGAACATCGGTTATTTGTTTCAAGAATTTCAACTGCTAGATAATCTAACGGGAAGAGAAAATATTTTATTGCCCCTATCGATCCTTGGAAAAGATCTTAGAAAGGAAGAGGCAAAGTTTAAAAAACTAGCGAAAGATTTTGATATCGAAAACATATTGGATAAATTTCCTTCCCAAATGTCAGGGGGACAAAAACAGAGAGTTGTTGGTGCAAGGGCACTCATTTCCAGCCCTAGTATCGTTTTAGCAGATGAACCGACGGGTTCACTGGATTCGAAGAATGCAAAGAGCTTAATGGACAAGCTTTCCTATGCAAATTTAGTTGATGAAGCGACGATTTTAATGGTGACCCATGATGCAAATGCAGCAAGTTATTGTTCAAGAATTCTTTTTATACAGGACGGTGTTATTTTCCATGAACTTAGAAGAAGAGTTCCAGTAGAAACAAAGACATCATTCTATGAGCGGATTCTAACTGTTATGGCACAACTAGGGGGAGGCAGTGCCAATGTTCTTTGA
- a CDS encoding ABC transporter permease has protein sequence MFFDFIKRNSSKTRKENGIYFLSLIISIVAFYVILSLGDQDVMMYLKTIESQAVGKLMALIPLLYTVSIFFVFFLVYFANRYQLQLRSKEFGMYLMMGMKRSKLFAMILGETLWNSFISLAIGIPISIFLTQIISLVTSRIIGMGIIGYNFRISWIGLGLTLLGFLIVQLGAMMILSMSISKKEPYDLIHDEKEEVQSIVSSKKGWVHLILGTILILVAYGLGIRFLRGIDFSVVAAILLTGIMGTFLFFKGVSSFISRVIRRKSHTSTGLYTFTARQIQENVLHNSSSIAISSLLILMSMMSFAYGIATITSIHGEGERSVDFTFEGEEKEIISVLESDEMKPYIESYFPMKMGNLYHSEGETNTFSWAAVVEQASKEKDSVEKENLMRDLSYDDSPYLISVSSYNHILQSIGKEPVLLEENQMAMYSSSRFPYNHELLRKILKEKPSVTVNEETYELTKKLYTTNLVADRSITIMYGLIVPDALFNEVVEREGRTDRWNMILEDDFIKEEGLMQSINKMDQLLNPTGLHYESYLASMGRQLFYVVAGSYTTIYLGLMFLIIANTVLGLKFLMQQRTTRHRYSTLLMLGASVKELCLSARKQIVLYFTLVIAVALISSIFGIWSLMGSFFIAPNAVSVLKLISLVILSLGLFSAFELAYIWMIQRKSDEEIKKLSEVL, from the coding sequence ATGTTCTTTGATTTTATCAAGAGAAACAGCAGCAAGACTAGGAAGGAAAACGGTATTTATTTTCTTTCTCTAATAATCTCCATCGTTGCTTTCTATGTGATCCTCTCTTTGGGGGATCAGGATGTTATGATGTACTTAAAAACCATAGAAAGCCAAGCTGTGGGAAAATTAATGGCACTGATCCCATTGCTTTATACTGTGTCCATATTCTTTGTATTCTTCCTCGTTTATTTTGCAAACAGATATCAACTACAGCTCCGAAGTAAGGAGTTTGGAATGTATCTTATGATGGGAATGAAGAGAAGCAAGCTATTTGCCATGATTCTGGGAGAAACTTTATGGAACAGTTTCATTTCTTTAGCCATTGGAATTCCTATTTCTATATTTTTAACACAGATTATCAGCTTAGTTACATCGAGAATCATTGGCATGGGCATCATCGGATATAATTTTCGTATTTCGTGGATCGGTTTAGGTCTGACTCTATTAGGATTTTTAATCGTACAGCTGGGTGCCATGATGATTCTGAGCATGAGCATTAGCAAAAAAGAACCTTACGATTTAATCCATGATGAAAAGGAAGAAGTGCAAAGTATTGTTTCCAGTAAAAAAGGATGGGTCCATTTGATTTTGGGTACCATACTCATCCTAGTTGCCTATGGTTTAGGTATTCGATTCCTGCGTGGCATAGATTTCTCAGTGGTGGCAGCAATCCTTTTAACAGGGATTATGGGAACCTTCCTATTCTTTAAAGGTGTATCCAGCTTCATTAGCAGAGTGATCCGAAGAAAAAGCCATACATCCACGGGGTTATATACCTTTACAGCAAGGCAGATTCAAGAAAATGTCCTTCACAATTCAAGCTCCATTGCTATATCCTCTCTATTGATTTTAATGTCCATGATGAGCTTTGCCTATGGTATTGCTACAATTACTAGTATTCATGGCGAAGGAGAGCGGAGTGTTGACTTTACTTTTGAAGGAGAAGAAAAAGAAATTATTTCTGTTTTAGAATCTGATGAGATGAAACCTTATATAGAAAGTTATTTCCCTATGAAAATGGGAAATCTATATCACTCTGAAGGTGAAACCAATACCTTTTCTTGGGCAGCTGTAGTGGAGCAAGCTTCTAAAGAGAAGGACTCTGTGGAAAAAGAAAATTTAATGAGAGATTTATCTTATGATGACAGTCCTTATTTGATATCCGTAAGCAGCTATAACCATATATTACAGTCCATTGGCAAAGAGCCCGTCCTTTTAGAGGAAAATCAGATGGCCATGTACTCTAGTAGTCGATTTCCCTATAACCATGAGCTGCTTCGTAAGATTTTAAAAGAGAAGCCCAGTGTTACCGTAAATGAAGAGACCTATGAACTTACAAAAAAGTTATATACGACCAACTTGGTTGCAGATCGATCCATTACCATCATGTACGGACTGATTGTACCCGATGCTTTATTTAACGAAGTGGTTGAGCGGGAAGGAAGAACTGATCGCTGGAATATGATTTTAGAGGATGACTTTATTAAAGAAGAAGGTCTGATGCAGTCCATCAATAAAATGGATCAGCTTTTAAATCCCACTGGGCTACACTATGAGAGCTACCTTGCCAGTATGGGCAGACAGTTATTTTACGTAGTTGCAGGAAGCTATACAACCATTTATTTGGGCTTAATGTTCCTGATTATTGCCAATACAGTTTTAGGCTTAAAATTTCTAATGCAGCAAAGGACCACAAGGCATCGATATTCCACTCTATTGATGTTGGGAGCCAGTGTGAAAGAGCTTTGCCTTTCTGCAAGGAAACAGATTGTCCTATACTTTACTTTAGTGATTGCAGTGGCGCTGATCAGTTCCATTTTTGGTATCTGGTCTTTAATGGGGAGCTTTTTTATTGCACCCAACGCCGTAAGTGTACTCAAATTGATTTCACTGGTGATTCTATCCTTAGGATTATTTTCTGCCTTTGAATTGGCTTATATATGGATGATTCAACGAAAAAGTGATGAAGAAATAAAGAAATTAAGTGAAGTTTTATAG
- a CDS encoding response regulator transcription factor: MEKIVIVEDDIFLRSELQNVLEKEGYAAECISSFHNVIEEIIHRNPDLILLDLNLPHMSGYEICKGLKAKGIGPILILTSRNQLRDEIHALDLGADDYLIKPCHPDRLLARIQKLIRLYSNLNILLESGDIRLEEKTNTLYFNGKAVVLSENEGMIMKMLIEADTSVVKKEELFIRIWGSTEFVDENILQVNMTRLRRTLESIGITDRIKTIRGVGYRLEGADQA; the protein is encoded by the coding sequence GTGGAGAAAATAGTCATTGTTGAAGACGATATCTTTCTACGAAGTGAACTCCAAAATGTATTAGAGAAGGAGGGATATGCTGCTGAGTGTATCTCTTCTTTTCATAATGTTATTGAGGAAATCATCCATAGGAATCCAGATCTAATTCTATTAGACTTGAACTTACCCCACATGTCGGGATATGAGATCTGCAAAGGGCTGAAGGCGAAAGGAATAGGACCTATTCTAATTTTGACTTCAAGAAATCAGCTTCGGGATGAAATCCACGCTTTAGATTTAGGTGCAGATGATTATTTGATAAAACCATGCCATCCAGACCGATTGCTGGCGAGAATTCAAAAATTAATCCGCCTCTATTCAAATTTAAATATTCTACTGGAGTCAGGGGATATTAGGCTGGAGGAAAAAACAAATACATTGTATTTTAACGGGAAAGCCGTAGTCCTATCAGAAAATGAGGGAATGATTATGAAAATGTTAATAGAAGCAGATACATCCGTTGTAAAAAAAGAGGAGCTCTTTATACGAATTTGGGGGAGTACGGAGTTTGTAGATGAAAATATTTTACAAGTGAATATGACAAGGCTGAGAAGAACATTAGAAAGCATAGGAATCACCGATCGAATCAAGACCATTCGAGGTGTTGGATATCGGTTAGAAGGAGCCGATCAAGCATGA
- a CDS encoding sensor histidine kinase: MKLKEIYNVFKDSGHWMFLTILSNGFFMLMAWIAYPESFSILVTVMITFSLLILILGMFLTKRNNVKQDEAFFSFLRELSEEKEERFIEASGELHREKIRILGEELRHSKKKLAETQLNAKAYEEFIESWVHEIKKPMALGTLILGNRKDEMSSFVHQRLDYAMMNIREQVEQILFYARLQTSHIDYRLERIILSECYEDVLLDMKPILREKNITIVSDIDDIPIVSDKKTLQFIFSQIFTNAVKYSKDDADRWIRLKTGFDERKNRYYTSIEDNGIGVMASDLPFIFDKGFTGEHYRETHSTGIGLYLVKKLCEEINIDIEVVSEIGEGFSIKLLFPVV, from the coding sequence ATGAAATTAAAAGAAATCTACAATGTTTTTAAAGACTCAGGGCATTGGATGTTTCTGACGATTCTTAGTAATGGATTTTTTATGCTCATGGCATGGATCGCATATCCCGAATCCTTTTCTATTTTAGTTACGGTGATGATCACTTTCTCCCTATTGATTCTGATCCTAGGAATGTTCCTGACGAAGAGAAATAACGTAAAGCAGGATGAAGCTTTTTTTAGCTTTCTGAGGGAGTTATCGGAGGAAAAGGAAGAACGATTCATTGAGGCTTCAGGGGAGCTTCATAGAGAAAAGATCCGTATTTTAGGGGAAGAGCTAAGGCACTCTAAGAAAAAACTGGCAGAAACGCAGTTAAACGCCAAGGCCTATGAGGAATTTATTGAAAGCTGGGTTCATGAGATAAAGAAACCAATGGCTCTAGGAACTTTAATTCTAGGCAATCGAAAGGATGAAATGAGTTCTTTTGTTCACCAAAGATTAGATTACGCAATGATGAATATTCGAGAGCAGGTGGAGCAAATTCTTTTCTATGCAAGGCTGCAAACTTCCCATATAGACTATCGTTTAGAGCGAATTATTTTAAGTGAGTGCTATGAGGATGTACTTTTAGATATGAAACCAATCCTTAGGGAGAAGAACATTACAATCGTTTCAGATATAGACGACATCCCCATTGTTTCTGATAAAAAAACACTTCAATTTATTTTCTCCCAAATTTTTACCAATGCGGTCAAGTATTCAAAGGATGATGCAGATCGTTGGATACGGTTAAAAACTGGCTTTGATGAGAGAAAAAATCGATATTATACGAGTATTGAAGACAATGGTATCGGGGTTATGGCTTCAGACCTTCCCTTCATCTTCGATAAAGGATTTACGGGGGAGCATTATAGAGAAACCCATTCCACAGGCATTGGCCTATATCTTGTGAAAAAGCTGTGTGAGGAGATCAATATCGATATAGAAGTAGTATCTGAAATAGGTGAAGGGTTTTCGATTAAATTACTGTTTCCAGTAGTCTAA
- a CDS encoding tRNA dihydrouridine synthase, with protein sequence MKYYLAPIEGVTGFIYRNAYAKFFNHIDKYFTPFIVTNQGTSLKNKELRDVFPENNQGLHVVPQILTNNSEGFISVSKKLKQLGYAEINLNLGCPSGTVVSKNRGSGFLAKREELDRFLEEIFKIEDMKISIKTRIGKDHPEEFYELIKIYNKYPLEELIIHPRTRQDFYGNQPNLEVFKDALLLSTNPVCYNGDIFTVGDHNRLVETFPDVDTMMLGRGVLANPGLMKEIRNNTLMEKEVLREFIDEVLYQYVELFQEERNALYRMKELWSYMAYIFSDSKKYAKKIKKAQSVKEYNEAVSSLFEEQEIIKGAGLFSHSY encoded by the coding sequence ATGAAATATTACTTAGCACCAATAGAAGGCGTTACAGGCTTTATCTACAGAAATGCTTATGCCAAATTTTTTAATCATATCGATAAATACTTCACCCCTTTCATCGTTACAAATCAGGGGACCAGTTTAAAGAATAAAGAATTGAGAGATGTTTTTCCGGAGAACAATCAAGGGCTCCATGTAGTGCCGCAAATATTGACGAACAATTCAGAGGGCTTTATTTCTGTTAGTAAAAAGCTAAAGCAGTTGGGATATGCGGAAATCAATTTAAATTTAGGATGTCCTTCTGGAACCGTGGTTTCTAAAAATAGGGGATCTGGATTCTTAGCAAAAAGAGAAGAATTGGACCGATTTCTAGAAGAAATATTTAAAATAGAGGATATGAAAATATCTATAAAGACTAGAATTGGGAAGGACCATCCGGAAGAATTCTATGAACTTATAAAGATATACAACAAATATCCTTTAGAGGAATTGATCATCCACCCGAGAACTCGACAAGATTTCTATGGCAATCAACCGAACTTAGAAGTTTTTAAGGATGCATTGCTCTTAAGCACCAACCCAGTGTGCTATAATGGTGATATTTTTACCGTAGGGGATCACAATCGCTTGGTTGAAACCTTTCCAGATGTAGATACCATGATGTTGGGGAGGGGCGTACTAGCGAATCCGGGCCTGATGAAGGAGATTCGGAACAATACATTGATGGAGAAGGAAGTGCTAAGGGAATTTATAGATGAAGTTCTGTACCAATATGTAGAATTATTTCAAGAAGAGAGAAATGCATTATATCGAATGAAAGAGCTATGGAGCTACATGGCTTATATATTTTCAGATAGTAAAAAATATGCCAAGAAGATAAAGAAGGCACAGAGCGTAAAAGAATACAATGAAGCTGTCTCCAGCTTATTTGAAGAGCAGGAAATTATCAAAGGGGCTGGATTATTTAGTCATTCATATTAA